From a single Vibrio chagasii genomic region:
- a CDS encoding lipase, translating into MKEFNKPLLCGLITLALLGCQSEDSTQEPVSVLVPYNINELPKPNDGYGYDDDGTITGVGEHAVVMSSKNDAYYQDYNNSYAALDGWGLCAEPILIPLQSINSDKRFPLNNETLEGNVALIDASTGVEVETQISADGSNIIIQCETGLNEGTTYSIVVTDGVKTEFDEPLKADSSFDELIYSDVPLKSDKEVNIQEQVLNAIDSYYSLYPEKGVPVYAAQFKTQSSYSSLDAMKRYHLSYGSSFSSAPPEIQEEKRGYNLYTKVLKIPSYLPFTKEREAECIVDEFDPKKNCPPLYEWITNTDGGFPTAANPIPKLTEALEITTDIYVPKEFNWNSFIELPVAIFIHGVTAERSTASLMAAEYTKKGYAVVAIDMPYHGERVRHDSSPEQVEISARANKAFFINIDSPLALRSNLQQSVSDFLGLRYALSQEGWVDNDNVHLIGQSLGGIMSVMVSEFSQTSPDFHSDTNSNFEFNTVNFVVPGQGLTNLVLSSQTLGPEMSEGVKKSPDVQRGIAETVIPDICTTDATNQECIEALREFVALSTDNALLVSQLEDDIFSLVVTDLKQGVQTTIDSADPASFISRQIEAQQPTLLLAAVGDCGETCDVGVDYVPDSVIPNTAPDNIRTGTEPLITALGLDPITGTSENTVQKRGAVRTTTGGHGTYLFPYEGPVDENGLPGMPGDNMSDVLEAVDTQQVAVASMVMSDGAVVVINNEDHIETEVPQNEE; encoded by the coding sequence TTGAAAGAATTCAATAAGCCACTTTTATGTGGACTAATTACACTCGCCTTACTCGGCTGTCAGTCTGAAGACTCGACTCAAGAGCCCGTTTCAGTATTAGTGCCTTACAACATTAATGAACTACCAAAACCTAACGATGGATATGGGTATGACGACGACGGAACCATTACCGGCGTCGGTGAACATGCTGTGGTAATGTCATCGAAGAATGACGCCTATTATCAGGATTACAATAACTCGTACGCAGCTCTAGATGGCTGGGGGCTTTGTGCAGAGCCTATTTTAATCCCTCTGCAAAGCATTAATTCTGATAAGCGTTTTCCATTGAATAATGAAACGCTGGAAGGAAATGTTGCGTTAATTGATGCTTCTACAGGTGTTGAGGTTGAAACTCAAATATCTGCTGATGGGTCAAATATTATTATTCAATGTGAGACAGGCTTAAATGAAGGGACGACTTATTCGATTGTTGTTACCGATGGTGTAAAAACAGAATTCGATGAACCTTTGAAAGCAGACTCTAGTTTTGATGAATTGATATATTCAGATGTTCCGCTAAAAAGCGACAAAGAAGTAAATATTCAAGAGCAGGTTCTAAACGCTATTGATTCATATTATTCGCTTTATCCAGAGAAGGGCGTTCCGGTATACGCCGCTCAATTTAAAACTCAGAGCTCTTATTCGTCGCTAGATGCGATGAAAAGATATCATTTGTCTTACGGAAGTTCTTTTTCCAGCGCCCCACCTGAAATTCAAGAGGAAAAGCGCGGGTACAATCTATATACAAAGGTGCTAAAAATTCCGTCTTACTTACCTTTTACAAAAGAAAGGGAAGCGGAATGTATCGTCGATGAATTTGATCCGAAGAAAAATTGTCCACCACTTTATGAATGGATCACTAATACTGACGGTGGTTTCCCTACGGCTGCCAATCCAATCCCCAAACTAACAGAAGCTCTCGAGATAACAACAGACATATACGTACCGAAAGAGTTCAACTGGAATAGCTTTATAGAGTTACCGGTCGCTATTTTTATTCACGGTGTTACCGCTGAGCGCAGTACAGCATCTCTGATGGCTGCGGAATACACGAAAAAAGGTTATGCCGTTGTTGCTATTGATATGCCGTATCACGGGGAAAGAGTGCGTCATGACTCAAGTCCGGAACAAGTAGAAATAAGTGCTCGAGCGAACAAGGCGTTCTTCATCAATATTGATTCTCCTTTAGCGCTTCGTTCTAACCTCCAACAGTCGGTTTCAGATTTTCTGGGTTTACGCTATGCGCTGAGCCAAGAAGGTTGGGTTGACAACGATAACGTTCATTTAATCGGACAATCACTGGGTGGAATTATGTCGGTGATGGTGAGTGAGTTTAGCCAAACAAGCCCTGATTTTCACTCGGATACTAATTCAAATTTTGAATTTAACACGGTGAACTTTGTTGTCCCAGGCCAAGGGCTCACTAATCTGGTTCTGTCATCTCAAACTTTAGGTCCAGAGATGTCTGAAGGGGTTAAGAAATCCCCAGATGTGCAGCGCGGTATTGCTGAAACGGTCATCCCCGATATCTGTACTACGGATGCAACGAATCAAGAGTGTATTGAAGCTCTACGCGAGTTTGTCGCACTTTCAACAGACAACGCATTACTTGTAAGCCAGTTAGAGGATGACATTTTCAGCTTAGTGGTCACCGATCTTAAGCAGGGTGTTCAAACAACGATTGATAGTGCTGACCCAGCGAGTTTCATCTCTCGTCAAATTGAAGCACAACAACCAACTCTTTTGTTAGCTGCGGTTGGAGATTGCGGTGAGACCTGTGACGTAGGAGTTGATTATGTTCCGGATAGCGTTATTCCAAACACAGCTCCAGACAATATTCGGACAGGTACTGAGCCGCTGATTACTGCGCTTGGTTTAGATCCAATTACAGGTACATCGGAAAATACAGTACAAAAGCGCGGAGCGGTAAGAACAACCACCGGCGGACATGGAACTTATTTGTTTCCTTATGAAGGTCCTGTTGATGAAAATGGACTACCGGGTATGCCAGGCGACAATATGTCGGATGTGCTTGAAGCTGTCGACACACAGCAAGTTGCGGTTGCTTCAATGGTAATGAGTGACGGCGCAGTCGTTGTCATCAATAACGAAGATCATATCGAAACAGAGGTGCCTCAAAATGAAGAATAA
- a CDS encoding winged helix-turn-helix domain-containing protein, whose translation MSAEFIINDDIQVNLEESEIHHFKTGRTYPIGSNESELLKFFISKPNEVITRQVLIEQVWVSKGIYVEDGSLMQTISICRKALEDKSGMIIVTERGKGYRFAGQVTQDKEGALRKIQAQAKQDSQQSLETTPQEETIQETTTPAKKSSNMLTLVGVFSVVALLSHYLFSYLDRNTLAESLTGEHFISCKIETDEFTFKELYNVTLYEYKGRKIIIDNSGKSLSFPSEFKGVTCE comes from the coding sequence ATGTCTGCTGAATTTATTATCAATGATGATATACAGGTCAATTTAGAAGAGAGTGAAATCCATCACTTTAAGACAGGACGTACATACCCTATTGGTTCTAATGAATCAGAGCTCCTTAAATTTTTCATCTCAAAACCTAACGAGGTGATCACACGACAAGTCCTGATTGAACAAGTTTGGGTGTCTAAAGGTATTTACGTTGAAGATGGAAGCCTGATGCAAACCATCTCAATCTGTAGGAAAGCACTAGAAGATAAGAGTGGAATGATCATTGTCACTGAACGTGGCAAAGGATATCGATTTGCAGGTCAAGTGACGCAAGATAAAGAAGGGGCACTTCGTAAGATTCAAGCGCAAGCAAAGCAAGATTCGCAACAATCATTAGAGACGACTCCGCAAGAAGAAACGATACAAGAAACCACTACTCCTGCGAAAAAGAGCAGTAACATGCTGACATTGGTTGGGGTATTTTCTGTGGTAGCCTTGTTATCCCACTATCTATTTTCTTACTTAGATAGAAATACCTTAGCTGAAAGCTTAACAGGGGAACACTTTATCTCTTGTAAAATAGAAACGGACGAGTTCACATTTAAAGAACTCTATAATGTAACCCTTTACGAATATAAGGGACGCAAGATCATCATCGATAATTCAGGAAAATCTTTGAGCTTCCCTAGCGAATTTAAAGGAGTTACTTGTGAATAA
- the dcuC gene encoding anaerobic C4-dicarboxylate transporter DcuC, translating into MLELLIGLVITIAVGYFIVKGYKAAGVLLTAGLALLLITGLIGHTVLPAKIASTGNMVTDSLEFVKYMLQYRGGGLGMQIMLLCGFASYMTHIGANNVVVKQFSKPLSVIKSPYALLVAAYIVACLMSLAVSSATGLGVLLMATLFPMMTAMGISRPAAVAVCASPAAIILSPTSGDVVIAAEKSGLDLDVFAVQTVLPVSICAIIVMAAAAFFWNKYLDKKENTPMEKVDVSEIETTAPAFYAALPFLPIIGVFLFNGRTIPGLKLDIYTIVVGSIFVGALVDYVVKKFDGEKTLEDLDSCYQGMADAFKGVVMLLVAAGVFAQGLMSIGAIDNLIGLAEAAGAGGIALMLILTGLTVAAAIATGSGNAPFYAFVELAPSLAAKMGLNPAFLIIPMLQASNLGRTISPVSGVVVATSGMGKISPFEVVKRTSVPVVCGLITVIFGTLVLVPMAV; encoded by the coding sequence ATGTTAGAACTCTTGATCGGATTAGTGATTACCATCGCTGTAGGTTACTTTATTGTAAAAGGCTATAAAGCAGCCGGTGTTTTATTAACTGCTGGCCTTGCTCTTCTTCTTATTACTGGCCTTATTGGTCACACAGTCTTACCAGCTAAGATCGCTTCAACAGGTAACATGGTTACCGACTCATTAGAATTCGTTAAGTACATGCTTCAATACCGTGGCGGCGGCCTAGGTATGCAGATCATGCTTCTATGTGGTTTCGCTTCTTACATGACTCACATTGGCGCAAACAATGTTGTAGTGAAACAGTTTTCTAAACCACTATCTGTTATCAAATCTCCATACGCACTCCTTGTTGCTGCGTACATCGTTGCATGTTTAATGTCTCTAGCAGTGAGCTCTGCAACTGGCCTTGGCGTGTTGTTGATGGCTACCCTATTCCCAATGATGACTGCGATGGGTATTTCTCGTCCTGCAGCGGTTGCGGTATGTGCGTCACCAGCAGCAATCATTCTTTCTCCAACATCAGGTGACGTGGTTATCGCTGCAGAAAAATCAGGATTAGACCTTGATGTGTTTGCGGTTCAAACGGTACTGCCAGTGTCAATCTGCGCAATCATCGTAATGGCAGCAGCAGCTTTCTTCTGGAACAAATACCTAGATAAGAAAGAGAACACGCCAATGGAAAAAGTGGATGTTTCTGAGATTGAAACAACAGCACCTGCTTTCTATGCGGCTCTTCCGTTCCTACCTATTATCGGTGTTTTCCTATTCAACGGCCGTACTATTCCGGGTCTTAAGTTAGACATCTACACTATCGTAGTGGGTTCAATTTTCGTTGGTGCACTTGTTGATTACGTTGTGAAGAAATTCGACGGTGAAAAGACGCTAGAAGATCTAGATTCTTGTTACCAAGGTATGGCGGACGCATTTAAAGGCGTTGTAATGCTTTTAGTTGCGGCTGGTGTATTTGCTCAAGGCCTGATGTCTATCGGTGCAATCGACAACCTAATCGGTCTTGCTGAAGCGGCTGGTGCTGGCGGCATCGCACTAATGCTTATCCTCACAGGTCTAACGGTGGCTGCGGCCATTGCGACAGGTTCTGGTAACGCACCTTTCTATGCATTCGTTGAGCTTGCGCCTTCACTGGCTGCGAAGATGGGCCTAAACCCAGCTTTCCTAATTATCCCAATGCTTCAAGCATCAAACCTAGGTCGTACCATCTCTCCAGTATCTGGCGTAGTGGTAGCAACTTCAGGCATGGGTAAAATCAGCCCATTTGAAGTAGTAAAACGTACATCTGTACCAGTCGTCTGCGGCCTTATCACTGTTATCTTCGGTACACTTGTTCTAGTACCAATGGCTGTTTAA
- a CDS encoding porin family protein, whose protein sequence is MGALSFATVASSDLQDGTDHYLSIGKSTITASSGGEDSDISGFGFNWLAIKKNANWGFGVTFDYATNEYDGGYYYYSYTVEETMFDTGLNVGYRPESADWLVIMPKVGMSFYNVDLNGSSASESGIFYGIGATARIPSTNVFVELDYKIHKISELDEYDLNSTYIGLGYRF, encoded by the coding sequence ATGGGTGCGTTGTCTTTCGCAACTGTTGCGAGTAGCGATTTGCAAGATGGAACTGATCATTATCTTTCTATCGGTAAATCAACAATTACAGCCTCGAGCGGTGGTGAAGATTCCGATATAAGTGGTTTTGGCTTTAACTGGTTAGCAATCAAGAAGAACGCTAATTGGGGATTCGGTGTAACCTTTGATTACGCGACTAATGAATATGATGGTGGTTACTATTATTACTCTTACACAGTAGAAGAAACCATGTTTGATACAGGTTTAAACGTAGGTTATCGACCAGAGTCTGCTGATTGGTTAGTGATTATGCCTAAAGTCGGTATGTCTTTTTATAATGTTGATCTGAATGGTTCTTCTGCTTCAGAAAGTGGGATCTTTTACGGCATCGGTGCGACTGCCCGTATACCTAGTACTAACGTATTTGTAGAGTTGGACTACAAGATTCATAAGATTTCAGAGCTTGACGAATATGACTTGAACTCAACTTACATCGGTTTAGGTTACAGATTCTAA
- a CDS encoding response regulator has protein sequence MTICKVMLVDDHPLMRRGISQLLSFEDEFEVIAEASNGTEAVALAHEEEPDLILLDLNMKGMSGLDTLKALRTDGSSANIVILTVSDSPADIEAIVKAGADGYLLKDTEPDELIELLKQAHGGDKAYSSVVARYLNDAGSRNDIFDQLTEREMQILQEVAKGYRNKQIADHLFISESTVKVHMKSLLKKLQVPSRTAATVLYLERYGEMK, from the coding sequence TTGACGATTTGTAAAGTAATGCTGGTTGATGATCATCCATTAATGCGTAGAGGCATAAGCCAATTACTGAGCTTTGAAGACGAATTTGAAGTGATTGCTGAAGCAAGTAATGGTACAGAAGCTGTTGCGCTTGCTCATGAAGAAGAACCTGATTTGATCTTACTTGATCTGAACATGAAGGGTATGTCCGGCTTAGATACATTGAAAGCGCTTCGTACTGACGGTTCTAGTGCTAACATCGTTATCCTAACGGTATCTGATAGCCCAGCGGACATAGAAGCGATCGTAAAAGCGGGTGCTGATGGTTACTTATTGAAAGACACTGAACCTGATGAATTGATCGAACTCCTTAAGCAAGCACACGGTGGTGACAAGGCATACAGTAGTGTGGTTGCTCGTTACCTAAACGACGCAGGTAGCCGCAATGACATCTTCGACCAATTAACGGAACGTGAAATGCAGATCCTGCAAGAAGTAGCTAAAGGTTACCGTAATAAGCAAATCGCCGACCATCTGTTTATTTCTGAATCGACAGTTAAGGTACATATGAAGAGCTTGCTGAAAAAGCTGCAAGTACCTTCTCGTACAGCAGCAACCGTTCTTTACCTAGAGCGTTACGGAGAAATGAAGTAG
- the narQ gene encoding nitrate/nitrite two-component system sensor histidine kinase NarQ, whose protein sequence is MLIKPVSSVTSTIAKSLLSILLLSVATTGFAIFTLASSLNDAEAVNVAGSMRMQSYRLAHDIQIESVDYDSHIREFETSLYSPSMTKLVSWDVPTDITEDYYLIIGRWHELKRVLNSEDRKHYLVLVENFVVEIDGFVFKLQEFSEDKLIKLAWAGGIGLGGILVISLFVVHFVRKQVVKPLHALVGASQRIKNSDFEVELKVTSNNEMGILTKTFNSMAKDLGVLYRNLEDVVDAKTIELQNANQSLQALYNSSQELTVTRIAPENFRAILQHLVSLEGIESLRLEIVDNSGRPLIMDEGYDPSRDYEKFEMKLDDNELILGYLYCSYHHGHSTKALIESFIQLLSRAIYYNRAQKKAEQLIIMEERATIARELHDSLAQSLSYLKIQVTLLKRVIGKLPEQQHREQSEQIASEIGNGLAEAYTQLRELLTTFRLSIKEGNFGDALSTMLEELSERTDAKIKLNNNLSSIELDAHSQVHLLQLIREATINAIKHANADLIDVCCIDEDGEVLVVVKDNGDGFDLSSSKMNHYGMSIMQERAARLNGDLTIEAAQGEGCTVILKYKSLKEVKVDDL, encoded by the coding sequence TTGCTTATAAAACCGGTTTCATCTGTCACAAGTACGATAGCGAAATCACTGCTATCTATACTGTTGTTGTCGGTTGCTACGACTGGCTTTGCTATCTTTACGTTGGCTTCAAGTTTGAACGATGCCGAGGCGGTTAACGTAGCGGGTTCAATGCGTATGCAAAGCTACCGTTTAGCCCATGATATTCAAATAGAATCAGTTGATTATGATTCACACATCCGTGAGTTTGAAACCTCCCTTTATTCACCATCTATGACTAAGCTTGTGAGTTGGGATGTTCCGACAGATATCACAGAAGACTACTATCTTATTATTGGTCGCTGGCACGAATTAAAACGCGTACTGAATAGTGAAGACAGAAAACACTATCTCGTATTGGTTGAAAATTTCGTGGTAGAAATAGATGGCTTCGTTTTTAAACTGCAAGAGTTCTCAGAAGACAAATTGATAAAACTGGCATGGGCTGGTGGTATCGGTTTAGGCGGGATCCTCGTCATATCTCTTTTTGTTGTTCATTTCGTACGTAAACAAGTTGTTAAACCACTGCATGCGCTTGTTGGTGCAAGCCAAAGGATCAAAAACAGTGACTTCGAGGTCGAACTCAAGGTAACGAGCAACAACGAGATGGGTATTTTGACCAAAACCTTCAACTCGATGGCGAAAGACTTGGGTGTGCTTTATCGAAACCTAGAAGATGTGGTCGATGCTAAAACAATAGAACTACAGAATGCTAACCAATCGCTCCAGGCGCTGTATAACTCCTCACAAGAGCTGACAGTCACGCGTATAGCACCTGAAAACTTTAGAGCGATATTGCAGCACCTCGTAAGCTTAGAGGGTATCGAATCTTTGCGATTAGAGATCGTAGACAATTCAGGCCGACCATTGATTATGGATGAAGGCTACGATCCAAGCCGAGATTATGAAAAATTTGAAATGAAGTTGGACGATAACGAGCTCATTCTCGGCTATCTATATTGCTCTTATCATCATGGTCACTCGACAAAAGCGTTGATTGAGAGCTTTATCCAACTACTCTCAAGAGCCATCTATTATAATCGTGCTCAAAAGAAGGCTGAGCAGCTTATTATTATGGAAGAGCGTGCAACCATTGCCCGAGAGCTCCATGATTCGTTAGCCCAATCACTGTCGTATTTAAAAATCCAAGTGACGTTGCTTAAGCGGGTTATCGGTAAACTGCCTGAACAGCAACATCGTGAGCAATCTGAACAAATTGCATCGGAAATCGGCAATGGTTTAGCAGAAGCCTATACTCAATTAAGAGAACTTCTCACTACATTTAGGTTATCCATCAAAGAGGGTAACTTTGGAGATGCTTTAAGCACTATGCTTGAAGAGCTCAGTGAAAGAACAGATGCAAAGATTAAACTTAATAATAATCTTTCATCGATTGAACTTGATGCGCATAGTCAGGTTCACTTGCTTCAATTGATTCGTGAAGCAACAATAAATGCAATAAAACACGCCAATGCCGACTTGATAGATGTATGCTGTATCGATGAGGACGGTGAAGTATTAGTCGTGGTTAAAGATAACGGAGATGGCTTTGACTTAAGTAGTTCGAAAATGAACCACTATGGGATGAGCATTATGCAGGAGCGTGCGGCAAGACTGAATGGCGACTTAACGATTGAAGCGGCGCAAGGTGAAGGCTGTACAGTCATATTGAAATATAAAAGTTTGAAGGAAGTTAAAGTTGACGATTTGTAA
- the napF gene encoding ferredoxin-type protein NapF, which yields MVDLSKRRMFSRKKVDASQIRLPWINNLERFVDDCTRCGKCIESCETKIIIVGDGGFPTVDFSIDECTFCYQCADVCPEPIFKPKQGEPWQAKAQISDKCLAQQNVECRSCGDMCEPMAIQFQLRAGSVALPKIELDECSGCGACVAVCPTSAILVSNA from the coding sequence GTGGTAGATTTATCAAAACGCCGTATGTTTTCGAGAAAAAAAGTGGATGCAAGCCAAATTCGTTTGCCTTGGATTAACAACCTAGAGCGCTTTGTAGATGACTGTACTCGATGCGGAAAATGTATTGAGAGTTGTGAGACTAAGATAATCATTGTAGGCGACGGTGGATTTCCTACTGTCGATTTCTCAATTGATGAATGTACGTTCTGCTATCAATGTGCAGATGTTTGTCCCGAACCCATTTTTAAGCCAAAGCAAGGAGAGCCTTGGCAAGCTAAAGCACAAATCTCTGATAAGTGCCTAGCACAGCAAAATGTTGAATGCCGAAGCTGTGGTGACATGTGTGAACCTATGGCCATTCAATTTCAACTTAGAGCAGGCAGTGTTGCTCTACCAAAAATCGAGTTAGATGAGTGTAGCGGTTGTGGAGCCTGCGTAGCAGTTTGCCCTACTTCAGCTATTCTTGTGAGTAATGCATAA
- a CDS encoding chaperone NapD → MALNEVHISSLVVHVSPEHLNEIKAEIEKFDNAEIYGDSPEGKIIVVLETENQGFVTDTIEAINNIKNVLGTALVYHQIETGLDETDLETGSNNSQLEGEV, encoded by the coding sequence ATGGCACTAAATGAAGTGCATATATCAAGTTTAGTCGTGCATGTGAGCCCAGAGCATCTAAATGAAATCAAAGCAGAGATCGAAAAGTTCGATAATGCCGAGATTTACGGAGATAGCCCTGAAGGCAAAATCATCGTGGTCCTAGAAACCGAGAACCAAGGTTTTGTAACGGACACCATCGAAGCAATAAACAACATTAAGAACGTTTTAGGTACAGCTTTGGTTTATCACCAAATCGAGACTGGACTAGACGAAACGGATTTAGAAACTGGAAGCAACAATTCTCAACTCGAGGGTGAAGTATGA
- the napA gene encoding periplasmic nitrate reductase subunit alpha: MKMTRRAFVKANAAASAAAVAGVTLPATATNLIASSDQTKITWDKAPCRFCGTGCSVLVGTQNGKVVATQGDPEAPVNKGLNCIKGYFLSKIMYGKDRLEQPLLRMKDGEFHKDGDFTPVSWDKAFDVMAEKWKASLKKNGPTGVGMFGSGQWTVMEGYAAVKMMKAGFRSNNIDPNARHCMASAVGAFMRTFGIDEPMGCYDDFEHADAFVLWGSNMAEMHPVLWTRITDRRLSHPHVQVNVLSTYYHRSFELADTGYIFNPQSDLAIANFIANYIIQNDAVNWDFVNKHTHFKQATTDIGYGLRDDDPLQKAAANPNSGAMTAITFEEYKAAVAEYTVEKASEMSGVSQENLIKLAKQYADPNIKVMSLWTMGMNQHTRGVWMNSLVYNIHLLTGKISTPGNSPFSLTGQPSACGTAREVGTFSHRLPADMVVANPKHRKIAEEIWKLPEGTIPPKPGKHAVAQDRALKDGTINAYWVMCNNNMQAGPNINTERLPGYRNPDNFIVCSDPYPTATAQAADLILPTAMWIEKEGAYGNAERRTQAWYQQVKTVGEAKSDLWQIMEFSKRFTIEEVWGEELLAKAPELRGKTMYDVLYRNGNVDAFPLSEAQELNDDAQAQGFYVQKGLFEEYAAFGRGHGHDLAPYDRYHKVRGLRWPVVDGKETQWRFKEGSDPYAKAGSGWDFYGKPDGKALIINAPYEAPPEVPNEEYDMWLCTGRVLEHWHTGTMTRRVPELYKAVPDALCYMHPADAKARGLRRGDEVLIENKRGEVRVRVETRGRNRPPQGLVFVPFFDARILINKLILDATDPLSKQTDYKKCPVKITKVA; encoded by the coding sequence ATGAAAATGACAAGACGTGCGTTTGTGAAAGCAAACGCAGCTGCATCAGCGGCAGCCGTTGCAGGTGTAACACTACCAGCAACAGCAACCAACCTGATCGCTAGCTCAGATCAAACAAAAATCACGTGGGATAAAGCGCCTTGTCGTTTTTGTGGTACGGGCTGTTCGGTACTAGTAGGTACTCAAAACGGCAAAGTGGTTGCGACTCAAGGCGACCCTGAAGCACCTGTAAACAAAGGCCTTAACTGTATTAAAGGCTACTTCCTTTCGAAAATCATGTACGGTAAAGACCGTCTTGAGCAACCTCTTCTTCGTATGAAAGATGGTGAGTTCCATAAAGATGGTGATTTCACACCTGTATCATGGGACAAAGCATTCGACGTAATGGCTGAGAAGTGGAAAGCATCTCTTAAGAAGAACGGTCCAACTGGCGTTGGTATGTTCGGTTCTGGCCAATGGACAGTAATGGAAGGCTACGCTGCTGTTAAGATGATGAAAGCGGGTTTCCGTTCAAACAACATCGATCCAAACGCTCGTCACTGTATGGCTTCAGCGGTAGGTGCATTCATGCGTACCTTCGGTATCGATGAGCCAATGGGTTGTTACGATGACTTCGAACACGCAGACGCATTTGTACTGTGGGGTTCAAACATGGCAGAAATGCACCCAGTACTATGGACTCGTATTACAGACCGTCGTCTAAGCCACCCACACGTTCAAGTAAACGTACTGTCTACTTACTACCACCGTTCTTTTGAGCTTGCAGACACTGGTTACATCTTCAACCCTCAGTCTGACCTTGCAATTGCAAACTTCATTGCAAACTACATCATTCAAAACGATGCGGTTAACTGGGACTTCGTAAACAAGCACACGCACTTCAAACAGGCAACAACTGACATCGGTTACGGCCTTCGTGATGACGATCCACTACAGAAAGCAGCAGCAAACCCTAACTCAGGTGCAATGACTGCAATCACTTTCGAAGAGTACAAAGCAGCAGTTGCAGAGTACACAGTAGAGAAAGCATCTGAAATGTCAGGCGTATCTCAAGAGAACCTGATTAAGCTTGCTAAGCAATACGCGGATCCAAACATCAAAGTAATGTCTCTATGGACAATGGGTATGAACCAACATACTCGTGGTGTATGGATGAACAGCCTTGTGTACAACATCCACCTTCTAACAGGTAAGATTTCTACTCCAGGTAACAGCCCATTCTCACTAACTGGCCAACCATCTGCTTGTGGTACAGCTCGTGAAGTAGGTACGTTCTCTCACCGTCTACCAGCAGATATGGTAGTTGCGAACCCTAAACACCGTAAGATTGCAGAAGAAATCTGGAAGCTTCCAGAAGGCACTATCCCACCTAAGCCAGGCAAACACGCTGTTGCTCAAGACCGTGCACTAAAAGACGGTACGATCAACGCTTACTGGGTAATGTGTAACAACAACATGCAAGCTGGTCCAAACATCAACACTGAACGTCTACCTGGTTACCGTAACCCAGACAACTTCATTGTCTGTTCTGACCCGTACCCAACAGCAACAGCGCAAGCCGCTGACCTTATCCTTCCAACAGCAATGTGGATCGAGAAAGAAGGTGCTTACGGTAACGCAGAGCGTCGTACACAAGCTTGGTACCAACAAGTGAAAACTGTAGGTGAAGCGAAGTCTGACCTATGGCAAATCATGGAGTTCTCTAAGCGCTTCACTATCGAAGAAGTTTGGGGCGAAGAGCTTCTAGCTAAAGCACCTGAACTACGTGGCAAAACTATGTACGACGTGCTTTACAGAAACGGCAATGTTGATGCTTTCCCTCTGTCTGAAGCTCAAGAGCTTAACGACGACGCACAAGCACAAGGTTTCTACGTACAGAAAGGCCTATTCGAAGAATACGCAGCCTTCGGTCGCGGCCACGGTCACGATTTAGCACCATACGATCGCTACCACAAAGTTCGTGGTCTACGTTGGCCAGTTGTTGATGGTAAAGAAACTCAATGGCGCTTTAAAGAAGGTTCAGACCCATATGCGAAAGCAGGCTCTGGCTGGGATTTCTATGGCAAACCAGACGGCAAAGCACTGATCATCAATGCTCCGTACGAAGCGCCACCAGAAGTACCAAACGAAGAATACGATATGTGGCTATGTACAGGCCGTGTTCTTGAACACTGGCACACAGGTACTATGACTCGTCGTGTACCAGAGCTTTACAAAGCTGTACCAGATGCACTGTGTTACATGCACCCTGCTGATGCTAAAGCTCGTGGCCTACGTCGCGGTGATGAAGTTCTTATCGAAAACAAACGTGGTGAAGTTCGTGTACGTGTTGAAACTCGCGGCCGTAACCGTCCACCACAAGGCTTGGTATTCGTACCATTCTTTGATGCAAGAATTCTGATCAACAAGTTGATCTTGGATGCAACGGATCCTCTGTCTAAACAGACAGACTACAAGAAGTGTCCAGTTAAGATCACTAAGGTCGCTTAA